The window GTTCCGGAAGGTGGCTTTCGCCCCCTTATACCCCGGCTGAAAATGAGACTACGTATTCACCCCAATATTTTCTGTTCATTCTTATAACCCTTCAAGGGGTGGTACGTATACTGTAAATCGCCCTACCTGGGAAAGCCAGGCACAAAAAAACTATACTGAAACTTCTTTAATACTTTTGCATTCATTTTTGTTAAAGCAATAAAGCAAGTCCGTCCCCTAATATTATTTTCTTTTTCTTTCCCTTTTTTCCAAATATCGAGCAATCGCTTCTTTGGTGGTTAGCCAGTTTCGGCCTTCTTTATGCCCCTCCAGTTTTCCTTGCCGCAATAATAAATTTAAATATTTCGGAGAAAATTTTGTTTCTTTCGCAGCATCGCTTAGGAGCATAAACGTTTCTCTTGTTTTTGTTATTGGTGTCAGAACTTTTATATAAATCTCAAGAGAACGCATTACGGCAAGCGAAATAAAAACTACAAGTTCTTTAAAATTACCTTTATCAGCTTGTTCTAATACTCGATAGTATTTTTTTCTGTCATTTTTCAGAATTATCACTAGTGGATAACCTGCCTGCATGAGTATTACATTCATCATTAACCGGGCAGTTCTCCCATTTCCATCAAAGAACGGATGAATTTTTACTAAGGAATGGTGAAACAATGCAGCCAGCTCTATTGGATGTGTACTACCAGTCTCTTTTGCAAACCATCTGACAAGTAATCGCATTTCTTTCAATACGTCAAGAGCATCCGGCGATACATGCTCTGTTCCCGCTATATAAACATTACTATTGCGATACTTTCCAGCCCATTCTTTGTCAGTGTCATGCATAACCAGCTGGTGAACAGTCCTGATTAGCCCTTCAGAAACAGAATGCCTTTTTGTACCAGAAACAAGATCATA is drawn from Chitinivibrionales bacterium and contains these coding sequences:
- a CDS encoding Fic family protein; translated protein: MKTKYIDSLLLNNLAQKFNTLNNLRPLPKVAVAQIREQFKIEMAYNSNAIEGNSLTLKETALVVNEGFTIKGKPFKDHLEAKNHKEALEFLYDLVSGTKRHSVSEGLIRTVHQLVMHDTDKEWAGKYRNSNVYIAGTEHVSPDALDVLKEMRLLVRWFAKETGSTHPIELAALFHHSLVKIHPFFDGNGRTARLMMNVILMQAGYPLVIILKNDRKKYYRVLEQADKGNFKELVVFISLAVMRSLEIYIKVLTPITKTRETFMLLSDAAKETKFSPKYLNLLLRQGKLEGHKEGRNWLTTKEAIARYLEKRERKRK